In Methylomonas sp. ZR1, one DNA window encodes the following:
- a CDS encoding methanol/ethanol family PQQ-dependent dehydrogenase translates to MQISRFAKQVSTTALVTAAALAVSSSAQANKELEQLAKQNTNWVMQTKDYGSTHFSEMIDINANNVKNLKVAWSFSTGVLNGHEGGPLVVDGIMYVHTPYPNNVFAISLDEPDKILWQFKPKQNPAARAVACCDVVNRGLAYAPAGKDYPATIFLNQLDGHVVAINAKTGEVLWKMENSDIAMGSTLTVAPFVVKDKVIVGTSGAELGVRGYATAYNIKDGKQAWRVYATGPDEDIKLSKDFNSANPHYGQFGLGLKTWEGDAWKIGGGTNWGWYAYDSDLEMLYYGSGNPAPWNETMRPGDNKWTMTIWGRDVNTGEAKFGYQKTPHDEWDYAGVNYMGLSEQMVDGKMTKLLTHPDRNGLVYTLNRENGSLVNAFKIDDTVNWVKKVDLKTGLPIRDPEYSTHMDHQATGICPSAMGYHNQGIESYDPNKKLFFMGTNHICMDWEPFMLPYRAGQFFVGATLNMYPGPKGTLGQVKAMNAVTGKMEWEVQEKFAVWGGTTATAGDLVFYGTLDGYIKARHSKTGEELWKFKLPSGVIGHPITYKHNNKQYVAIYYGVGGWPGVGLVFDLADPTAGLGAVGAFKELAHYTQMGGGVMVFAL, encoded by the coding sequence ATGCAAATTTCACGGTTTGCCAAGCAGGTATCGACCACGGCCTTAGTCACGGCTGCGGCCTTGGCCGTGTCGTCATCGGCGCAAGCGAATAAAGAACTGGAACAACTAGCCAAGCAAAACACCAACTGGGTGATGCAGACCAAAGATTATGGCTCGACTCATTTCAGCGAGATGATCGACATCAACGCCAACAACGTCAAAAATCTGAAAGTGGCGTGGTCGTTTTCCACGGGCGTGCTCAACGGTCATGAAGGTGGGCCTCTGGTTGTTGATGGCATTATGTACGTCCATACGCCATATCCTAACAACGTATTTGCAATCAGCCTGGACGAGCCGGACAAAATTTTGTGGCAGTTCAAACCCAAGCAAAATCCAGCGGCGCGCGCCGTCGCTTGTTGCGACGTGGTCAACCGGGGCTTGGCCTATGCACCGGCCGGCAAAGATTATCCGGCTACCATTTTCTTAAACCAGCTGGATGGTCATGTGGTGGCGATTAACGCCAAGACCGGCGAAGTACTGTGGAAAATGGAAAACTCCGACATCGCCATGGGTTCGACGTTGACCGTCGCACCGTTCGTGGTGAAAGACAAAGTCATCGTCGGTACCTCCGGTGCCGAGTTGGGGGTGCGTGGTTACGCCACCGCTTACAACATCAAAGATGGTAAGCAAGCCTGGCGCGTGTATGCCACCGGTCCGGATGAAGACATCAAATTATCCAAAGACTTCAACAGCGCTAACCCGCATTACGGTCAGTTCGGTTTGGGTCTGAAAACCTGGGAAGGCGATGCCTGGAAAATCGGCGGCGGCACCAACTGGGGTTGGTATGCTTACGACAGCGACCTGGAAATGCTCTACTACGGCTCCGGTAACCCGGCACCGTGGAACGAAACCATGCGTCCCGGCGACAACAAATGGACCATGACCATCTGGGGCCGCGACGTTAACACTGGCGAAGCCAAATTTGGTTACCAAAAAACCCCGCACGACGAGTGGGACTACGCGGGCGTCAACTACATGGGGCTGTCCGAGCAAATGGTCGACGGCAAAATGACCAAACTGCTGACGCACCCGGACCGTAACGGCTTGGTGTATACCTTGAACCGCGAAAACGGCAGCTTGGTCAATGCCTTCAAAATCGACGACACCGTCAACTGGGTGAAAAAAGTCGATCTGAAAACCGGTCTGCCGATCCGCGATCCGGAATATTCGACACACATGGACCACCAAGCCACCGGTATCTGCCCGTCGGCGATGGGTTACCACAACCAAGGTATCGAGTCTTACGATCCGAACAAAAAGCTGTTCTTCATGGGTACCAACCATATCTGCATGGACTGGGAACCGTTCATGCTGCCTTACCGTGCCGGCCAGTTCTTCGTCGGCGCGACTTTGAACATGTATCCGGGGCCAAAAGGCACTTTGGGCCAAGTCAAAGCCATGAACGCGGTGACCGGCAAAATGGAATGGGAAGTTCAAGAGAAATTCGCAGTGTGGGGCGGCACCACCGCCACTGCCGGCGACTTGGTGTTCTACGGCACCCTGGACGGCTACATCAAAGCTCGTCATTCCAAAACCGGCGAAGAGCTGTGGAAGTTTAAATTGCCTTCCGGTGTTATCGGCCATCCGATCACCTATAAACACAACAACAAACAGTACGTTGCGATTTATTACGGTGTCGGCGGCTGGCCTGGCGTAGGTCTGGTATTCGACTTGGCCGATCCGACCGCTGGTTTGGGTGCGGTGGGTGCGTTCAAGGAACTAGCGCATTACACCCAAATGGGTGGCGGCGTGATGGTGTTCGCGTTGTAG
- the moxJ gene encoding methanol oxidation system protein MoxJ has protein sequence MKTSTRIVAALALGFGFSTVQAEQPVLKVCTAENEMPYSNKNGEGFENKLAQYVAEQLGRKLETVSWTDPRYFIRDYLDKGLCDVVMGVDAGDPRLLTTAPYYRSGYVFISREKDGLDLQNWDSPALKQAQRIAFAPGSPAETMLRAIGRYNDMFNYQQELAGFKSKRNQYVKYDNDKLVNEVASGKAEIAILWGPAAARYVKASATPLTMTVIPDNAKRADGEKVGLHYSTAIGVRKDDSALLGQLNKIIKDGQDNIEALLEAEGIPLLDQPETAVSMN, from the coding sequence ATGAAAACAAGCACACGCATTGTGGCTGCGTTGGCATTGGGCTTTGGTTTTTCCACAGTTCAAGCCGAACAGCCGGTTTTAAAAGTCTGCACGGCTGAAAACGAAATGCCTTACTCCAATAAAAACGGCGAAGGCTTTGAAAACAAATTGGCGCAGTATGTGGCCGAACAACTGGGCCGTAAATTGGAAACCGTCAGCTGGACAGATCCGCGCTACTTTATCCGCGATTACCTGGATAAAGGCTTGTGCGACGTGGTAATGGGCGTCGATGCCGGCGACCCGCGTTTGTTGACCACGGCACCTTACTACCGGTCCGGCTATGTCTTTATCAGCCGCGAAAAAGACGGGTTGGACTTGCAGAACTGGGATAGCCCGGCCTTGAAGCAAGCCCAGCGGATTGCTTTCGCACCGGGCTCTCCGGCCGAAACCATGCTGCGGGCCATCGGCCGTTACAACGATATGTTCAATTACCAACAAGAGTTGGCCGGCTTCAAGTCCAAACGTAACCAGTACGTCAAGTACGACAACGACAAGCTGGTTAACGAAGTGGCTTCCGGCAAAGCGGAAATCGCCATCTTGTGGGGGCCCGCCGCGGCCCGCTACGTGAAGGCATCGGCCACGCCGCTGACGATGACGGTCATTCCGGACAACGCCAAGCGCGCCGACGGCGAAAAGGTAGGTTTGCATTACAGCACCGCCATCGGTGTGCGCAAGGACGACAGCGCTTTGCTGGGGCAATTGAACAAAATCATCAAAGACGGGCAGGACAATATCGAAGCGTTGCTGGAAGCGGAAGGCATTCCGTTGCTGGATCAACCCGAAACAGCCGTGTCCATGAACTAA
- the moxG gene encoding cytochrome c(L), periplasmic has translation MKLKTFLTGAVLSMSALAASAVQADITLRHALTGEALDLSFAKKGGNTDKFKQFMQTGKNPYNGDAEAAKKGESLYMTGCSGCHGHEAEGKLGPGLADDYWTYPRGLTDQGLFEILFGGANGMMGPQYVNFSTDDMLHIMAFLRSIYKGDPKKAEWLK, from the coding sequence ATGAAATTGAAAACATTTTTGACTGGCGCCGTGCTGTCGATGTCAGCGCTGGCGGCAAGTGCTGTCCAGGCCGATATTACCCTGCGCCATGCCTTGACCGGGGAAGCGCTGGATTTGAGTTTCGCCAAAAAAGGCGGCAACACCGACAAATTCAAGCAATTCATGCAAACCGGCAAAAATCCTTACAACGGCGATGCCGAGGCAGCCAAGAAAGGCGAAAGCTTGTACATGACCGGTTGCTCGGGCTGCCACGGCCATGAAGCCGAAGGCAAACTCGGCCCCGGTCTGGCCGACGACTACTGGACTTATCCGCGCGGCCTGACCGACCAGGGCTTGTTCGAAATCCTGTTCGGTGGCGCCAACGGCATGATGGGGCCGCAGTACGTCAACTTCAGCACCGATGACATGCTACACATCATGGCTTTCTTGCGCAGCATTTATAAGGGCGATCCGAAGAAAGCCGAGTGGTTGAAGTGA
- a CDS encoding methanol dehydrogenase [cytochrome c] subunit, whose protein sequence is MNKLVMLGAVLLAFGLSGAAKAYDGTKCKEAGNCWEPKPGYPAQVAGSKYDPKHDPNELNKQAQSIKEMEARNAKRTELLAKTGKFVYDVEGQ, encoded by the coding sequence ATGAACAAATTAGTAATGTTAGGCGCGGTCCTGCTGGCTTTTGGCCTGTCCGGCGCGGCAAAAGCCTACGACGGCACCAAATGCAAAGAAGCCGGCAACTGCTGGGAACCGAAACCGGGGTATCCGGCACAAGTGGCGGGCAGCAAATACGACCCGAAACACGATCCCAACGAGCTGAACAAACAAGCCCAGTCGATCAAAGAAATGGAAGCCCGCAACGCCAAACGTACTGAATTGCTGGCGAAAACCGGCAAGTTTGTTTACGACGTCGAAGGCCAATAA
- a CDS encoding MoxR family ATPase: protein MTSKQTLSDWRASALQLEQQINHVVVGQQAAVRNLLIAVFARGHVLLEGQVGVGKTTLLRAIAQGLGGHYQRIEGTIDLMPADLIYYTYLNQEGRPCVDPGPLLKQGEQLSVFFFNEINRARPQVHSLLLRVMAERSIGAFNREYRMPHIQVFADRNRVEKEETFELPAAARDRFFMEINITAPSDDKVLDDLLFNPRYHDVDALIGEMAASQIPYYQLNDWAAAIQDSIQPSAALRQYALDLWKATADPGAFGIALADVEMHNLLQAGASPRGVSYMIRAAKVRAWLENRDSLLPEDLQAVFAVTMSHRIFLNPMYSYRQDDIIPTLIDSILNQIAAP, encoded by the coding sequence ATGACAAGCAAGCAAACCCTCAGCGACTGGCGCGCCAGTGCGTTGCAGTTGGAACAACAAATCAACCATGTCGTCGTCGGTCAGCAGGCGGCGGTACGTAATCTTTTGATAGCTGTATTCGCCCGCGGCCATGTGTTGCTGGAAGGCCAGGTCGGCGTGGGTAAAACCACCTTATTGCGGGCCATCGCCCAAGGTCTGGGCGGACACTACCAGCGTATCGAAGGCACCATCGACCTGATGCCGGCCGACTTGATCTATTACACCTATTTAAATCAAGAAGGCCGACCCTGCGTCGATCCCGGCCCTTTGCTGAAGCAGGGCGAACAGTTGTCGGTGTTCTTCTTTAACGAGATCAATCGGGCCCGGCCGCAAGTGCATTCGCTGCTGTTGCGGGTGATGGCCGAGCGCAGTATCGGCGCGTTCAATCGCGAATACCGGATGCCGCACATTCAGGTATTTGCCGACCGCAATCGGGTAGAAAAAGAAGAAACCTTTGAGTTGCCGGCGGCCGCTCGCGACCGGTTTTTCATGGAAATCAACATCACCGCACCCAGTGACGACAAGGTGTTGGACGATTTGCTGTTCAATCCGCGTTACCACGATGTCGATGCCTTGATCGGGGAAATGGCCGCCAGCCAAATACCTTATTACCAGCTCAACGACTGGGCGGCGGCGATTCAAGACAGCATCCAGCCCAGCGCCGCTTTGCGCCAATACGCCTTGGATTTATGGAAAGCCACCGCCGATCCCGGCGCATTCGGCATCGCTTTAGCCGATGTGGAAATGCACAACCTGCTGCAGGCCGGCGCCAGTCCGCGCGGCGTCAGCTACATGATACGCGCCGCCAAAGTCCGGGCTTGGCTGGAAAATCGCGACAGCCTGTTGCCGGAAGATTTGCAGGCGGTTTTCGCCGTCACCATGTCGCACCGGATATTCCTGAATCCGATGTACAGCTATCGCCAAGACGACATTATTCCCACCTTGATAGACAGCATACTCAACCAAATCGCCGCACCGTAA
- a CDS encoding MxaP protein, with product MNIKSILHAMLPHAGLGHLLDTYLTWSGVGFICSFIASSLDKHADVPYAAYYTSALNDAVGFKFWILLAVVGTLLFCLSLPVLYLSLHFPALSDFSRRLRRFTYTFFLVAFDEGGLMIGILTANFIDTSERISLLANKSFLFSDVGFFTILALCLLNSLLWLFGEAIHSRNPQTYSGVVALLMKVPLKFSIPGYLVVTAVLANLVVSQ from the coding sequence ATGAACATTAAATCGATTCTGCACGCCATGCTGCCGCATGCCGGCCTCGGCCACTTATTGGACACCTATTTAACTTGGTCCGGCGTCGGCTTTATTTGCTCGTTTATTGCCAGTAGCTTGGATAAACATGCCGACGTCCCTTACGCCGCGTATTACACCAGCGCCTTGAACGACGCGGTGGGCTTTAAGTTCTGGATTTTATTGGCGGTGGTCGGCACTTTACTGTTTTGCCTAAGCCTGCCGGTGTTATATCTATCGCTACATTTTCCGGCGCTAAGTGATTTCAGCCGGCGCTTGCGGCGGTTTACCTACACGTTTTTTTTGGTCGCCTTCGACGAGGGCGGATTGATGATCGGGATTTTGACCGCCAATTTTATCGATACCAGTGAGCGCATCTCGCTGTTGGCGAACAAATCGTTCTTGTTCAGCGATGTCGGTTTTTTCACTATCCTGGCCTTATGCCTGTTGAACTCCTTGCTATGGCTGTTCGGCGAAGCCATCCACAGTCGCAATCCGCAAACGTACTCTGGCGTGGTGGCCTTATTGATGAAGGTGCCGCTCAAATTTTCCATTCCCGGCTACTTGGTTGTGACGGCCGTGCTGGCGAATTTGGTTGTCAGCCAATAA
- a CDS encoding DUF58 domain-containing protein: MSANKLLAKAMSATIKPFQYRLPRPAVGVFPGAHPGQMVGNGQLFKRHDTLIARPDPRRIDLRASLLDPFGHYQVRVQQQHSAIDVYLLADLSASMGFGGGNDKRRVMADMLLSIAASALEYGDNIGFIAANQQVLTDCYLPAGKHLGRIQAMAKRLETLDLQPGSAGLQQAQRYLPKHRALVFLASDFHFPLPQLQAILQNLRRHDLIPLVLWDPAEYSRLPDWGLFQVQDLETGKRRTLWLRPGLKRNIEQAFAQRRAQLQQQFRASGCEPLFIDNGYRAEQLGHYFLRRAG; the protein is encoded by the coding sequence TTGTCAGCCAATAAGTTACTCGCTAAAGCGATGTCGGCCACGATAAAGCCTTTCCAATACCGCCTGCCACGCCCGGCAGTCGGTGTATTTCCCGGCGCGCACCCCGGACAAATGGTCGGCAACGGCCAACTGTTCAAGCGCCATGACACCCTGATTGCCCGACCTGACCCCAGGCGCATCGATTTACGGGCCAGCCTGCTCGATCCGTTCGGCCATTACCAAGTGAGGGTACAGCAGCAACACAGTGCTATTGATGTGTATTTGCTGGCCGATTTATCCGCTTCCATGGGTTTCGGCGGTGGCAACGACAAGCGCCGTGTAATGGCCGATATGCTGTTATCGATTGCCGCATCGGCCCTGGAATACGGCGACAACATCGGGTTTATTGCGGCTAACCAGCAGGTGCTCACCGACTGTTATTTGCCGGCCGGTAAACATTTAGGCCGGATTCAAGCCATGGCAAAACGCCTGGAAACACTCGACCTGCAACCCGGCTCGGCAGGTTTGCAGCAAGCCCAACGCTATCTACCCAAACATAGGGCCTTGGTGTTTCTGGCGTCGGATTTTCATTTTCCGTTACCGCAGTTGCAAGCCATTTTGCAAAACTTGCGTCGCCACGACCTGATACCGCTGGTGCTGTGGGACCCAGCCGAATACAGCCGCTTACCGGATTGGGGGCTGTTTCAAGTTCAGGACCTGGAAACCGGTAAGCGCCGCACGCTGTGGTTGCGTCCCGGTTTGAAGCGCAACATAGAACAGGCATTTGCCCAGCGCCGTGCGCAATTGCAACAGCAGTTTCGGGCCTCGGGCTGTGAGCCGCTGTTTATCGACAACGGCTACCGCGCCGAGCAGCTGGGGCACTATTTTTTAAGGAGAGCAGGGTGA
- a CDS encoding nonribosomal peptide synthetase MxaA yields MTLAAKRLGCAWVWVCVTLLAACSGTSNQALRDFQLQTPRPFGYVIGDTIPQRIVLETRAGMLLERNSLPAPGRLNRWLQLNAVTVLETAGNDGKRYQIDLQYQQFYAPLEVKALSIPGFTLRFQQHGQTLEQPVAAWTFTIAPLRELVVRQDQHGEYMRPDQAPSLLDDAAIVRRLCVALAVALGIALRLAWLYGYLPGLPKRSVFKRAQRQLQTLGLSQLPQGLGAVHAAFNGLHGKPVFLHKLAEFYQGHPEYRSIADELTWFFDYSNRYFFGDASIMPQEYDLQKLKTLCLHCREIERGSR; encoded by the coding sequence GTGACGTTGGCGGCAAAGCGGCTTGGTTGTGCTTGGGTATGGGTATGCGTCACGCTGCTGGCGGCGTGCTCCGGCACGTCTAACCAAGCACTCCGCGACTTTCAACTGCAAACGCCGCGGCCGTTTGGGTATGTGATCGGCGATACCATCCCGCAGCGGATTGTGCTGGAAACGCGCGCCGGCATGCTCTTGGAGCGCAACAGTCTGCCGGCGCCGGGTCGCTTGAATCGCTGGTTACAACTGAACGCGGTGACTGTGCTGGAAACGGCCGGCAATGACGGCAAGCGCTATCAAATCGACCTGCAATATCAGCAATTTTACGCACCGCTGGAAGTGAAAGCCTTGAGCATACCCGGTTTCACCTTGCGCTTTCAGCAGCACGGGCAAACTCTGGAACAGCCGGTCGCAGCCTGGACCTTTACGATCGCGCCATTGCGGGAGTTGGTGGTCAGGCAGGACCAGCACGGCGAATACATGCGCCCGGACCAAGCGCCGAGCTTGTTGGATGACGCGGCAATTGTCCGGCGCTTATGCGTGGCGCTGGCGGTGGCTCTGGGCATCGCATTACGTTTGGCTTGGCTTTACGGTTATTTACCGGGACTACCGAAACGCAGCGTATTCAAGCGCGCGCAGCGGCAACTGCAAACCCTTGGCTTGTCACAGTTGCCGCAAGGGCTGGGCGCTGTACATGCGGCATTTAACGGTCTTCACGGCAAGCCGGTGTTTTTGCACAAACTGGCCGAGTTTTATCAGGGCCACCCGGAATATCGCAGCATCGCCGACGAATTGACTTGGTTTTTCGATTATTCCAATCGTTACTTTTTCGGTGACGCTTCGATAATGCCGCAAGAATACGATCTGCAAAAACTCAAAACCCTGTGCCTGCATTGCCGGGAAATCGAGCGAGGCAGTCGATGA
- a CDS encoding vWA domain-containing protein: protein MNLGFEYPWVLLGLGLCLLPMLRMGVVANPYPWLAILPVDPLSLAISALIRLLGVLAISGLILGLAGAYLQEQQMERIGHGAHIVMLLDRSNSMDNTFAGKTPETQGEESKANAARRLLNQFVDHRAHDLIGIAEYSTSPLFVLPLTENKAAIHAAIDATALPALAYTNVSKGLSMALEFFDSRPVTGSRIVLLVSDGAAVIDPDSEAALRELFKQRQVSLYWVFLRTANSPGLFEVPDDPRDDNAQAMPERYLHLFFNSLHIPYQAYEAETPGALQQAIDDINRLENRPLHYFERIPKLDLSTRCYAFAAALMLLLLGVKLCEARL, encoded by the coding sequence ATGAATTTGGGCTTTGAGTATCCTTGGGTCTTGCTCGGTTTGGGCTTATGCCTGTTGCCAATGTTGAGAATGGGAGTGGTCGCCAACCCCTATCCCTGGCTGGCGATATTGCCTGTCGACCCACTATCGCTGGCTATCAGCGCCTTGATCCGCTTGCTGGGCGTGCTGGCGATAAGCGGGTTGATTCTGGGCTTGGCCGGTGCCTATCTGCAAGAACAGCAAATGGAGCGCATCGGCCACGGTGCACACATCGTCATGCTGTTGGATCGCAGTAACAGCATGGACAACACCTTCGCCGGCAAGACGCCGGAAACCCAGGGCGAGGAGTCCAAAGCCAACGCCGCCCGCCGCTTGTTGAATCAGTTTGTCGATCACCGAGCGCACGATTTGATCGGCATCGCGGAATACAGTACTTCGCCGCTATTCGTGCTACCGCTCACTGAAAACAAAGCCGCGATTCATGCTGCGATAGACGCCACCGCGTTGCCGGCCTTGGCTTATACCAACGTCAGCAAGGGCTTGAGCATGGCTTTGGAGTTCTTCGATAGCCGGCCGGTGACCGGTTCGCGCATCGTGTTGCTGGTGTCGGACGGCGCGGCGGTAATCGATCCGGACAGCGAAGCGGCCTTGCGAGAGTTGTTCAAACAACGCCAAGTCAGTTTGTATTGGGTGTTTCTGCGCACCGCCAACAGCCCTGGCTTGTTTGAAGTGCCCGACGACCCGCGCGACGATAATGCTCAGGCCATGCCGGAACGGTATCTGCATCTGTTCTTTAACAGTCTGCATATTCCCTATCAAGCCTACGAAGCCGAAACGCCCGGTGCATTGCAGCAGGCCATTGACGACATCAACCGCTTGGAGAATCGGCCTTTGCATTATTTCGAGCGGATTCCGAAGCTGGATTTATCCACGCGCTGTTATGCCTTTGCGGCGGCGCTGATGTTGTTATTGCTGGGCGTGAAACTCTGCGAGGCCAGACTGTGA
- a CDS encoding MxaK protein, with protein sequence MIRKLKHWALWAILAAALLVTLTQLLQLYGLAGQNRLIGQLLADQDVGADELATSAPEVRMTRAVYLSRHQRYDEALATLNLLLQQAGAEAQAQTRYNLGNLYLRQAMEKAQAGNVNEAMPLLGLAKQAYREALTLDSGFWDAKYNLEVAMRLLPEMDRISSGDEQDDLNQQTQLWTTLPGFPRGLP encoded by the coding sequence GTGATCCGTAAGTTAAAACACTGGGCGCTGTGGGCCATATTGGCAGCAGCTTTATTAGTGACTCTGACGCAATTGCTGCAACTGTATGGCCTAGCCGGCCAAAATCGGCTGATCGGCCAATTACTGGCCGATCAGGATGTCGGCGCAGACGAGTTGGCAACCTCGGCGCCGGAAGTACGCATGACCAGAGCGGTGTATCTCAGCCGGCACCAACGCTACGACGAAGCCCTGGCGACGCTGAACCTGTTATTGCAGCAAGCCGGCGCTGAAGCGCAAGCGCAAACCCGTTATAACCTGGGCAATCTGTATCTGCGCCAAGCCATGGAGAAAGCCCAGGCCGGCAATGTCAACGAGGCGATGCCCTTGCTGGGTTTGGCCAAGCAAGCTTATCGCGAAGCATTAACGTTGGACAGCGGCTTTTGGGATGCCAAGTACAATCTGGAAGTGGCGATGCGGCTGTTGCCGGAGATGGACAGAATCAGCAGCGGCGACGAGCAGGATGATCTTAATCAACAGACCCAACTATGGACCACCTTGCCGGGCTTTCCGCGTGGCTTGCCCTAA
- a CDS encoding vWA domain-containing protein → MTIVPNLRDYRFWLLTAALLSLSVVFFHPQTSAQVPLYRLVFVVDITRSMNTEDYQLDKQPVSRLQFVKQALRKELLKLPCGSQVGLGVFTERRSTLLFEPIEVCSGFAELDAAIAALDWRMAWAADSRIASGLLSTLEMLQGKDQTLVFFSDGQEAPPPNPRYKPDLSVVKDKVKGVIVGVGGDQLAPIPKFDAKGQRQGFYKPEDVPHRSSFGESDLNPEKIQGYNARNAPFGSEAASGDEHMSRLHDSYLRQLAAESGLQYRRLSDTDSLDQALQQAEFAKPGTHTVDSSWRYAGLALLFLVMVYLK, encoded by the coding sequence ATGACTATCGTCCCCAATCTTAGGGATTACCGTTTCTGGCTGCTGACCGCGGCCTTGCTGTCCTTGTCGGTAGTGTTTTTCCATCCGCAAACCAGCGCGCAAGTGCCGCTCTACCGGCTGGTATTTGTTGTCGATATTACCCGCAGCATGAATACCGAAGATTATCAGCTGGATAAACAGCCGGTCAGCCGCTTGCAGTTTGTTAAACAGGCGTTGCGCAAGGAATTGTTAAAACTGCCTTGCGGTTCGCAAGTCGGTTTGGGGGTGTTCACCGAACGCCGCTCGACTCTGCTATTCGAACCGATCGAAGTCTGTTCGGGTTTTGCCGAGCTGGACGCAGCGATTGCGGCGCTGGATTGGCGTATGGCTTGGGCCGCCGACAGCCGCATCGCTAGTGGCTTATTAAGTACGCTTGAGATGTTGCAAGGTAAGGACCAAACCTTGGTGTTTTTCAGCGACGGCCAGGAAGCACCGCCGCCCAATCCGCGTTACAAACCCGATCTGTCGGTAGTTAAAGATAAGGTAAAAGGTGTGATCGTCGGCGTCGGCGGCGATCAACTTGCACCCATCCCTAAGTTCGACGCCAAAGGCCAACGCCAGGGGTTTTATAAACCCGAAGACGTGCCGCACCGCTCGTCTTTCGGCGAATCGGATCTAAATCCCGAGAAGATCCAGGGCTACAACGCCCGCAACGCACCGTTTGGCAGCGAGGCGGCCAGCGGCGACGAGCATATGAGCCGGCTACACGACAGCTATCTACGCCAGCTGGCTGCCGAGAGCGGCTTGCAATACCGGCGCCTGAGCGATACCGACAGTCTGGATCAAGCGCTGCAACAAGCCGAGTTTGCCAAGCCTGGCACGCACACCGTCGATAGCAGCTGGCGCTATGCCGGTCTGGCTTTGTTGTTTCTGGTGATGGTGTATCTAAAGTAG
- a CDS encoding EAL domain-containing protein — protein MQAKTQLFPYFQPIISVASGKIVGYEALARQYDDKGKVVSAGALFSSAEVDAKTRIELDRQVRWQALEKFSELADTQSYLALNISAAWIENLRQLNTLPTLRMLDELNIDRRRIIVEISNAHVDPQKLKQIVQRYRKHGLSVAIGDFGAGASQLERVIAIQPDIIKIDMRLFKLATKGGIAGDIIHMISRLGKRTGCRIICEGVESDEAFLFSLNCGAQFMQGFLFAKAEADFQHAELYEQHIASLRTKFLKNTLVKVQKKVSAINTTKTLIYKLAETLQDDFNLNELVSWNFTDSGVIRFYLCNNHGDQISPDFNFKENQWFTDPRKIGFNWSWRPYFFQLLALENCGDRNRVVTSERYMDFETSLLCKTLSLRLDSERILLVDTVSGD, from the coding sequence ATGCAAGCTAAAACACAGTTATTCCCGTATTTCCAACCCATTATTTCGGTGGCCAGCGGCAAAATCGTCGGCTACGAAGCCCTGGCCCGCCAATACGACGACAAAGGCAAAGTGGTTTCCGCCGGCGCCCTCTTCTCTTCCGCCGAGGTTGATGCCAAAACCCGTATCGAACTGGACAGGCAGGTACGCTGGCAGGCCCTGGAAAAATTCTCGGAATTGGCCGATACGCAAAGCTATCTGGCGCTGAATATTTCCGCGGCCTGGATAGAAAATCTGCGCCAATTAAACACGCTACCCACGCTACGGATGTTGGACGAGTTGAATATCGACCGGCGACGCATCATCGTGGAAATTTCCAATGCGCATGTCGATCCGCAAAAGTTAAAACAAATCGTACAGCGCTACCGCAAACACGGCTTGAGTGTGGCTATCGGCGATTTCGGCGCCGGCGCCTCGCAACTGGAACGGGTGATCGCCATTCAACCCGACATCATCAAAATCGATATGCGGCTGTTCAAGCTGGCCACCAAGGGCGGCATCGCCGGCGACATTATTCATATGATCTCGCGGCTGGGTAAACGCACCGGCTGCCGGATTATTTGTGAAGGCGTGGAATCGGACGAAGCGTTTTTATTTAGTTTGAACTGCGGCGCGCAATTCATGCAGGGGTTTTTGTTTGCCAAAGCCGAAGCCGATTTTCAGCATGCCGAGCTTTACGAACAACATATCGCTTCATTGCGCACTAAATTTTTGAAAAACACACTGGTTAAGGTGCAAAAGAAAGTCAGCGCCATTAACACCACCAAAACCTTGATTTACAAGCTGGCCGAAACCTTGCAGGACGACTTTAACTTGAATGAACTGGTCAGCTGGAATTTTACCGATAGCGGCGTGATTCGTTTTTATTTGTGCAACAACCACGGCGACCAGATTTCGCCGGATTTTAATTTCAAAGAAAACCAATGGTTTACCGATCCGCGCAAAATAGGCTTTAACTGGTCCTGGCGCCCTTATTTCTTTCAATTGCTGGCATTGGAAAACTGCGGCGACCGCAATCGGGTCGTCACTTCCGAGCGCTACATGGATTTTGAAACCAGCTTGCTGTGCAAAACCCTGTCTTTGCGCCTGGATAGTGAACGAATATTGCTCGTCGATACAGTGTCCGGCGATTGA